A stretch of Castanea sativa cultivar Marrone di Chiusa Pesio chromosome 2, ASM4071231v1 DNA encodes these proteins:
- the LOC142626243 gene encoding uncharacterized protein LOC142626243, which yields MVSKQGTKKRKLSWYKAPIRLLIKIRDFYVHSMTECSGHFEYGIGAAMACPTPQITTLPKSFSTNSTNSSSKEDYSELIRVASTRSVGNRTQLDPPQKPQVIKSPMAGPDDMPRSHSVGIGRIDEDKPCEFEEDIKVNTDVYPRSRSYAVTRRSRAF from the coding sequence ATGGTTAGCAAGCAAggtaccaaaaaaagaaaactcagtTGGTACAAGGCACCAATTAGACTCCTGATCAAGATCAGGGATTTCTATGTCCATAGCATGACTGAATGCTCTGGCCACTTTGAATATGGCATTGGCGCGGCCATGGCTTGCCCCACGCCTCAAATCACCACTCTGCCTAAGAGCTTTAGCACCAACTCCACCAATTCCAGTAGCAAGGAAGATTACAGTGAGCTCATAAGGGTTGCTTCGACAAGGAGTGTAGGCAATAGAACTCAGTTGGATCCTCCTCAAAAACCGCAGGTTATCAAGTCTCCAATGGCAGGGCCCGATGATATGCCTCGAAGCCACAGTGTTGGTATTGGAAGGATCGACGAAGACAAGCCGTGTGAATTCGAAGAAGATATCAAGGTCAACACAGATGTATATCCAAGAAGCAGAAGCTATGCTGTCACTAGGAGAAGTAGGGCGTTTTAG